A window of the Lactuca sativa cultivar Salinas chromosome 5, Lsat_Salinas_v11, whole genome shotgun sequence genome harbors these coding sequences:
- the LOC111910525 gene encoding ABC transporter G family member 9, whose amino-acid sequence MATQMVDIEAQSSAQTSSPPSIFNKVDHPVTLKFQEVVYTIKNKKQGWIKRKKNHEPTEKQILKGITGMVLPGEMLAMLGPSGCGKTTLLTALGGRLGGKLDGTITYNGKPFSSIMKRYTGFVTQDDILYPHLTVTETLVFTALLRLPKKLTTQEKITHAEAVIDQLRLTRCKNIIIGGPNLRGVSGGERKRVSIGQEMLINPSLLFLDEPTSGLDSTTAQRIALTLWELARGGRTIVMTIHQPSSRLFYMFHKVVLLSEGNSLFFGKGSEVMDYFNTIGFSPSVTMNPSDFLLDLANGISPDNSSYGDQNAVKQKLVLAYKSNLDEKLKAEVVEFNDDENDVLDNKKHERWSTTWLQQVMVLLKRGVKERKHEFFSTLKIGQVIAVSFLCGLLWWQSDKAHLQDQSGLLFFYTGFWGFFPLFQAIFTFPQERQMLGKERSSGMYRLSSYFISRTIGDLPMELVLPTLFCIITYWMAGLKSDFGSFLYALFTLLFSVLASQGLGLAVGALVMNQKSATIMGSVIMLSFTLAGGYYVQHVPDFISWIKYISISQHTYKLLIASQYEHGQTYKCGNLTCLVEDFPAIKSVGLDGQVLSVVALALMLVLYRVVAYLALMRIGVPK is encoded by the exons atggCAACCCAAATGGTAGATATAGAGGCTCAATCATCAGCTCAAACCTCATCCCCTCCATCAATCTTCAACAAAGTCGATCATCCGGTTACACTAAAG TTTCAAGAAGTGGTTTACACCATCAAAAACAAGAAACAAGGATggataaaaagaaagaaaaaccaCGAGCCTACAGAGAAACAGATACTCAAAGGAATAACCGGCATGGTGTTGCCCGGAGAAATGTTAGCCATGTTAGGGCCATCCGGATGTGGAAAAACTACCCTTTTAACCGCATTAGGTGGCCGCCTAGGTGGCAAGCTAGACGGGACCATCACCTACAATGGCAAACCGTTTTCAAGTATCATGAAGCGGTACACCGGTTTTGTCACTCAAGATGACATTCTATATCCTCATTTAACAGTCACCGAAACCCTTGTTTTCACCGCCTTACTCCGCTTGCCTAAAAAGCTCACAACTCAAGAAAAGATCACGCATGCGGAAGCGGTGATCGACCAACTTAGGTTAACAAGATGCAAGAATATTATCATCGGTGGGCCGAATTTAAGAGGGGTGTCGGGTGGAGAGAGAAAAAGAGTTAGTATCGGGCAAGAAATGcttataaaccctagtttgttgtTCTTGGATGAGCCGACATCTGGGCTTGATTCAACAACTGCTCAAAGGATTGCTTTGACTTTATGGGAATTAGCAAGAGGTGGAAGAACAATTGTTATGACGATTCATCAACCTTCAAGTAGGCTTTTTTACATGTTTCATAAGGTGGTGTTGTTATCGGAAGGGAATTCGTTGTTTTTTGGTAAAGGATCGGAAGTTATGGATTATTTTAACACTATTGGATTTTCGCCATCGGTCACCATGAATCCTTCCGACTTTTTGCTAGATCTTGCAAATG GGATATCGCCGGATAATTCAAGTTATGGGGATCAAAATGCGGTGAAGCAGAAGTTGGTTTTGGCTTATAAGTCGAATCTTGATGAGAAATTAAAAGCTGAAGTAGTAGAATTCAATGATGATGAGAACGATGTTTTAGACAACAAGAAGCATGAACGATGGAGCACGACTTGGTTGCAACAAGTCATGGTTTTACTCAAAAGAGGTGTTAAAGAAAGGAAACATGAATTCTTTTCCACTCTCAAGATCGGTCAGGTTATAGCTGTGTCATTCCTTTGTGGTTTGCTATGGTGGCAATCTGATAAGGCTCACTTACAAGATCag TCAGGATTGCTCTTCTTTTACACTGGATTCTGGGGGTTCTTTCCTTTATTTCAAGCAATTTTCACATTCCCTCAAGAAAGGCAAATGCTAGGAAAAGAACGATCTTCAGGAATGTATAGACTTTCATCTTATTTTATATCAAGAACAATAGGAGATCTTCCTATGGAGTTAGTTCTACCAACATTGTTTTGCATCATAACCTACTGGATGGCTGGGCTCAAATCAGATTTTGGAAGTTTTTTGTATGCGCTATTCACACTTCTTTTTAGCGTGTTGGCATCACAAGGGCTAGGGTTAGCCGTAGGAGCACTAGTTATGAACCAAAAATCAGCCACCATTATGGGATCTGTGATCATGTTATCATTCACACTAGCAGGTGGATACTATGTTCAACATGTGCCTGATTTCATATCTTGGATCAAATACATATCCATCAGTCAACATACTTACAAGTTGTTGATAGCTTCACAATATGAGCATGGGCAGACTTACAAATGTGGTAACTTGACGTGTTTGGTTGAGGATTTTCCGGCTATTAAGAGCGTTGGGCTTGATGGGCAAGTGCTATCGGTTGTGGCTTTGGCACTGATGCTGGTGTTATATCGGGTTGTTGCGTATTTGGCTCTCATGAGGATTGGTGTGCCTAAATAA
- the LOC111910526 gene encoding ABC transporter G family member 9, translating to MATQMVDIEAQSSAQTSSPPSIFNKVDHPVTLKFQEVVYTIKNKKQGWIKRKKNHEPTEKHILKGITGMVLPGEMLAMLGPSGCGKTTLLTALGGRLGGKLDGTITYNGKPFSSIMKRYTGFVTQDDILYPHLTVTETLVFIALLRLPKKLTTQEKITHAEAVIDQLRLTRCKNIIIGGPNLRGVSGGERKRVSIGQEMLINPSLLFLDEPTSGLDSTTAQRIALTLWELARGGRTIVMTIHQPSSRLFYMFHKVLLLSEGNSLFFGKGSEVMDYFNSIGFSPSVAMNPSDFLLDLANGTSSAKGKELAR from the exons atggCAACCCAAATGGTAGATATAGAGGCTCAATCATCAGCTCAAACCTCATCCCCTCCATCAATCTTCAACAAAGTCGATCATCCGGTTACACTAAAG TTTCAAGAAGTGGTTTACACCATCAAAAACAAGAAACAAGGATggataaaaagaaagaaaaaccaCGAGCCTACAGAGAAACATATACTCAAAGGAATAACCGGCATGGTGTTGCCCGGAGAAATGTTAGCCATGTTAGGGCCATCCGGATGTGGAAAAACTACCCTTTTAACCGCATTAGGTGGCCGCCTAGGTGGCAAGCTAGACGGGACCATCACCTACAATGGCAAACCGTTTTCAAGTATCATGAAGCGGTACACCGGTTTTGTCACTCAAGATGACATTCTATATCCTCATTTAACAGTCACCGAAACCCTTGTTTTCATTGCCTTACTCCGCTTGCCTAAAAAGCTCACAACTCAAGAAAAGATCACGCATGCGGAAGCGGTGATCGACCAACTTAGGTTAACAAGATGCAAGAATATTATCATCGGTGGGCCGAATTTAAGAGGGGTGTCGGGTGGAGAGAGAAAAAGAGTTAGTATCGGGCAAGAAATGcttataaaccctagtttgttgtTCTTGGATGAGCCAACATCTGGGCTTGATTCAACAACTGCTCAAAGGATTGCTTTGACTTTATGGGAGTTAGCAAGAGGCGGAAGAACAATTGTTATGACGATTCATCAACCTTCAAGTAGGCTTTTTTACATGTTTCATAAGGTGTTGTTGTTATCGGAAGGGAATTCGTTGTTTTTTGGTAAAGGATCGGAAGTTATGGATTATTTTAACAGTATTGGATTTTCGCCATCGGTCGCCATGAATCCTTCCGACTTTTTGCTAGATCTTGCAAATG gtacctcttcagcgaaggggaaggagctggcgcggtag